The proteins below are encoded in one region of Peptoniphilus sp. GNH:
- a CDS encoding glutaredoxin: MENLKLFVGTVCPFCKKVERFIDENKIYGIELKNINTDKEALDYLVEKGGKRQVPCLFIDEKPMYESEDIIKYLKEKFL, encoded by the coding sequence ATGGAAAATTTAAAACTATTTGTGGGCACAGTTTGCCCTTTTTGCAAAAAGGTAGAAAGATTTATAGATGAAAATAAGATTTATGGTATTGAATTGAAAAATATAAATACTGATAAAGAGGCTCTCGACTACCTTGTTGAAAAGGGTGGCAAGAGACAAGTGCCTTGCTTATTCATAGATGAAAAACCCATGTATGAATCCGAAGATATAATAAAATATTTAAAAGAAAAGTTTTTATAA
- a CDS encoding amino acid ABC transporter permease, with the protein MLEKMLEIWQNNYPLFINGTILTLQISLIGTILGLLIGLGIGIIRTLPKKSGMSGLVQKLINAILSFYILFFRGTPMMVQSMVIYFGIPLFFDVRLPLVPAAFFIVSINTGAYMSEVVRGGILSIDKGQFEAAYASGMTHFQTMLYVILPQTLRNILPATGNEFVINVKDTSVLNVIGVSELFFQSRSIAGANFNYFGTFFVTCIIYLILTTIITNVLRFAEKKMDGPKDFELKSGNQMQV; encoded by the coding sequence ATGCTAGAAAAAATGTTGGAAATATGGCAAAATAATTACCCTTTATTTATAAATGGTACCATTTTGACCCTGCAAATTTCTCTTATAGGAACTATCCTCGGTCTCTTGATAGGCTTGGGAATAGGCATAATAAGAACCCTTCCTAAAAAATCGGGTATGAGTGGACTTGTGCAAAAGCTAATAAACGCCATCCTCTCCTTCTACATCTTATTTTTTAGAGGCACTCCCATGATGGTTCAATCCATGGTAATTTATTTTGGAATTCCTCTATTTTTTGATGTGAGACTCCCCTTGGTGCCTGCGGCTTTCTTTATTGTTTCAATAAATACAGGTGCCTATATGTCTGAAGTTGTAAGAGGGGGCATCCTCTCGATAGATAAGGGCCAATTCGAAGCTGCTTACGCATCTGGCATGACCCATTTTCAAACAATGCTTTATGTCATCCTACCCCAAACTCTTAGAAACATCTTGCCCGCAACGGGAAATGAGTTTGTAATAAATGTAAAGGATACATCTGTTTTAAATGTCATAGGTGTCTCAGAGCTATTTTTTCAGAGTAGATCGATAGCCGGAGCGAACTTCAACTATTTTGGCACATTTTTTGTCACTTGTATAATCTATCTAATCTTAACTACCATAATCACAAATGTCCTTCGCTTTGCGGAAAAAAAGATGGATGGTCCAAAAGATTTCGAGCTCAAGTCTGGCAATCAAATGCAGGTTTAG
- a CDS encoding GntR family transcriptional regulator → MRAPRRNNVYDFLKDKILHDEYKPNDKLIELQIANELGVSRTPVREALKKLEIEGLVKANPRRSYQVAKISIDFCKDLYFVKKILEPMLVEQTAYAGITEDCIILKSLAQEMKEAMLNEDFYRLKNLLVEWNLSLINSTSNQFLKDLLMIIDARLYRISNFILNDNENLLLIYDKIQKIQSAIESRDCKKAKNLSAEYIQALFPIIEMKNDSRMFQE, encoded by the coding sequence ATGCGAGCACCTCGAAGAAATAACGTCTATGATTTCCTTAAAGACAAAATTTTACATGATGAGTATAAGCCTAATGACAAGTTAATAGAATTACAAATTGCAAATGAACTTGGCGTAAGCAGAACTCCAGTTAGAGAAGCTTTAAAAAAGCTAGAAATAGAAGGCTTGGTTAAGGCAAACCCTAGAAGAAGCTATCAAGTTGCCAAAATATCTATTGATTTTTGTAAAGACCTCTACTTTGTGAAAAAAATTTTAGAACCAATGCTGGTCGAGCAAACTGCATATGCAGGTATAACAGAAGATTGTATAATTTTAAAAAGTTTAGCTCAAGAGATGAAAGAGGCAATGCTAAACGAAGATTTCTATCGTTTGAAAAACTTGCTTGTAGAGTGGAATTTGTCATTAATAAATTCTACTTCAAATCAATTTCTGAAAGATTTGCTCATGATTATAGACGCTAGATTGTATAGGATATCTAATTTTATATTAAATGACAACGAAAATTTACTTTTAATTTATGATAAGATTCAAAAGATTCAATCCGCTATTGAAAGTCGTGATTGTAAAAAAGCAAAAAATCTCTCAGCTGAATACATACAAGCCCTCTTTCCAATAATTGAAATGAAAAATGATTCCAGGATGTTTCAGGAATAA
- the fabG gene encoding 3-oxoacyl-ACP reductase FabG produces the protein MRKTVLITGGSRGIGRAIALKLSEQAQAYDIAITYNENKEAALEVKSQIEKNGRRAMVLKCDVAFCEEVDRVYDEILNTWGPVDVLINNAGIADKTLFQDMELESFKRIMDVNVTGVFNTIKAVLPAMISKKEGYILNISSMWGLVGASMEVAYSASKGAVNSLTKALAKEVGYSGIIVNAIAPGATMTQMCEDLGAEVLKDLCEEIPAGRLARPDEIANLAIFMISGKCDYIQGQIISPNGGLVI, from the coding sequence ATGAGAAAAACAGTTTTAATTACAGGAGGCTCAAGGGGAATAGGAAGGGCTATCGCCTTAAAACTAAGCGAGCAAGCACAAGCCTATGACATAGCCATAACTTATAATGAAAATAAAGAAGCGGCACTCGAAGTGAAAAGTCAAATTGAAAAAAATGGCCGCAGGGCCATGGTGTTAAAGTGCGATGTGGCCTTTTGTGAAGAGGTTGATCGTGTTTACGATGAGATTTTAAATACTTGGGGGCCAGTCGATGTGCTTATAAACAATGCAGGTATAGCCGACAAGACCTTGTTTCAGGATATGGAGCTGGAAAGCTTTAAAAGAATCATGGATGTGAATGTGACGGGGGTCTTTAACACTATAAAGGCAGTCCTTCCTGCCATGATTTCTAAAAAAGAGGGCTATATTTTAAATATATCCTCCATGTGGGGGCTGGTAGGAGCATCTATGGAAGTCGCCTATTCGGCATCTAAAGGAGCAGTAAATTCTCTTACAAAGGCCTTGGCAAAGGAAGTTGGATACTCGGGGATAATAGTAAATGCAATCGCACCTGGGGCAACCATGACTCAGATGTGTGAAGATTTAGGAGCAGAAGTTTTAAAGGACTTGTGCGAGGAAATCCCAGCCGGAAGACTGGCAAGACCAGATGAAATTGCAAATCTTGCAATTTTTATGATTTCAGGCAAGTGCGATTATATACAAGGACAAATAATAAGCCCAAATGGGGGACTTGTAATTTAA
- a CDS encoding leucine-rich repeat protein: MKKVRKSLSLLLAFVILFSCFPGRMINAEEISTKVDSRRESADAKEWSEEDFFFEGVSFSKLTAKGKAKLKANNGVLYFPSLKTSHGNPICGIKQSGFTNLGIKSVGFSDQITEIGGQAFYGNNIEELNLPNTIKEIGFAAFKKNEIKSLTLPDSLVEIAASSFAENNISDVVVPDSVTKIFKDAFDKSTNLHISQVDKIEFQNCKKEDFTITAKASDKSAKYTEEDFTVRERAREEEGLVITGLSSQGQEKRKTSHVLNIPSVIDGKKVKIIGKSAFFNRSTDDASISFEEVILPSYLEKIEDGAFAGNSISKIDFPDSLKVIEQNSFCFNKLESLRIPNSVEKVGLHSFAYNKLKNVEIDNTKGKVSIDSMAFDDQEGGGLVKFIYLRDAKKNVDKYKINFNLDKGVTLSTSPANEAKEGEKVSLSYKITDDTKEILKVSVKKGQYFNLPIKDNSFIMPSADVTIEIKLKDKYSLDKWCAEDFIYYTYDPDPDNEDAQAYYCLKGLSEKGIKKLENNKNLVLPEKDPNGYKPVWVEEDAFKDKNIESVEIPGNYTHIQSRAFKNCGIKNLKLHDGLLYVQDSAFENNELTNLTLPETFKYPSKSAFKGNKLTSLVLPNSCTSIGPSSFMDNQIASLTLGNKTDRIWAEAFKNNKIKEVNIPLSLKKGCIERDAFDGNIGKENPLKKGENKVILWTPQKNNPNNIKAGNNYIVDPKQAEKQTVEFVASDFSYEKDKVSDFSKEGLKKYKKLGEDVTLKLPEVDTKGKKVTGVADYAFSDIDPQIKKIVIPNGYETIGEQAFSSSGLTEIELPDSMLYIEGNAFLNYEQITVKCYVSSDKIKETIGDSGNFWEVIVRNTSSEPSKPDKHESEWTAEDFKYKEMPIKYEENNVETTVNLNAVAGFSEAGLKKSKTLKKLVLPSEDTKGKKVEAITDLAFMGAYGKKGITGDLSIPEGYKYIGQMAFAFNNISGEVKLPDSLLGLGESVFFRNEITSLIVPKGITEIPAVLMRGNKLNKVEFKGDIEAISDLAFAENNLEEIIVPDSLKTIGKQAFETNTGSDAYKGKLVIRTKSGKNPNNLKNKENYIIDPKNPGQGPSLDYTKWTQEDFTYKKDKLEGFSDQGLLKIRKNKNLVIPAKTPDGQDLKVIGIDAFRNLNQGFDIKSVEIPDTVVKIEDYALQFNEISKVKLPRDLKTLGMGVFMSNFDLKVEFNDKLEYIDQACFYETDLGSIELPASVNTIMDAAFRKSNLNEVKFKEGSKLKEIKYLGFADNNLKDIKLPEGLEVIGNQAFGNNKFTELNMPSTLKVLGFQAFANNPSEANPKAVVINIDNNNIHDDEGKTFIVNPKVLATEADKAELKNQIDLAEKVDKNKLTKEFKGYFENALKEAKSISEDSKASKASVAGATKEMKFANKRSEINTLMFEKELLDSKAQKFDKEKWQQVEISYNRAKEKLMVINISDQAVEQLISDLDLALKNLSGVENPLEGAIELEGEAEVKRTHYIEPYTIKVKVWVKEGKIIHVIDNKTVHDDPSEDEEHNGGYFKQALPIMRSYIGKSVEEVLGHQLGKKLGIDSISGATVSSRIIHKAIQNALSKYKKPEVPNEDINPGEVKPGEEKHDNIPVYFGIISSSSSSSSSQSENKKEIEKKEEPQKDYENHWAKEAIDLCLEKGYFKDIVDKSNFNPEKAATRAEFITVLARYAGINNKTNKAGFEDVSSDKYYSPFISWAKENKIILGRGNGKFAPDATISRAEMATIIHRMAKVLKLDKSTKNMNIDFKDADAIPNWAKDAVKDLVNLGIINGNNDNTFNPKGNFKRAELAQIIYNFSKNK; encoded by the coding sequence GATTTCTTTTTTGAGGGAGTATCCTTTTCAAAACTAACTGCAAAGGGCAAGGCTAAATTAAAGGCAAACAATGGAGTTTTGTATTTTCCTAGCCTAAAGACGAGCCATGGCAATCCTATTTGCGGGATTAAACAATCCGGATTTACAAATCTGGGAATAAAGTCTGTTGGTTTTTCTGATCAAATAACAGAAATAGGCGGTCAAGCTTTTTATGGAAACAATATAGAAGAGCTTAATTTACCTAACACTATTAAAGAAATAGGATTTGCTGCATTTAAAAAGAATGAAATCAAGAGCTTGACTTTGCCAGACTCTCTTGTAGAGATTGCCGCATCTTCTTTTGCAGAAAACAATATTTCTGATGTGGTAGTGCCAGATTCAGTAACAAAAATTTTTAAAGATGCCTTTGACAAAAGCACAAATTTACATATTTCACAAGTAGACAAGATAGAATTTCAAAATTGTAAAAAAGAAGATTTCACTATAACAGCTAAGGCATCTGATAAATCTGCTAAATATACAGAAGAAGATTTTACTGTAAGAGAAAGAGCTAGGGAAGAGGAAGGTCTTGTGATAACTGGACTTAGCAGCCAAGGCCAAGAAAAGAGAAAGACTAGCCACGTTTTAAATATTCCATCAGTCATAGATGGCAAAAAGGTAAAAATCATCGGCAAGTCAGCGTTTTTCAATAGGTCAACAGATGATGCTTCAATTTCCTTTGAAGAAGTTATTTTGCCATCATATCTAGAAAAGATAGAAGATGGCGCCTTTGCTGGAAACTCAATATCTAAAATTGATTTTCCAGATAGTCTTAAAGTAATTGAACAAAATTCTTTCTGCTTCAATAAGTTAGAAAGTCTTAGGATTCCAAACTCAGTAGAGAAAGTAGGGTTACATTCTTTTGCTTATAATAAACTTAAAAATGTTGAAATAGATAACACAAAGGGCAAAGTTAGCATAGACAGCATGGCTTTTGACGACCAAGAGGGCGGTGGACTAGTCAAATTTATCTATTTGAGAGATGCAAAGAAAAATGTAGATAAATACAAAATAAATTTCAATTTAGACAAAGGAGTCACACTATCTACAAGCCCAGCTAATGAAGCAAAAGAAGGAGAAAAAGTAAGCCTGTCCTATAAGATTACTGATGATACAAAAGAAATATTGAAAGTAAGTGTAAAAAAAGGACAATATTTCAACTTGCCTATCAAAGATAACAGCTTTATTATGCCGTCGGCAGATGTGACTATTGAGATAAAATTAAAGGACAAATATTCACTTGATAAATGGTGTGCAGAGGATTTCATCTACTACACTTATGATCCAGACCCAGACAATGAGGATGCTCAAGCATATTATTGTTTGAAAGGTCTATCCGAAAAAGGGATAAAAAAACTTGAAAACAACAAAAACCTTGTTTTACCTGAGAAAGATCCAAATGGATATAAGCCGGTATGGGTAGAAGAAGATGCCTTCAAGGACAAAAATATTGAAAGTGTAGAAATACCTGGAAATTACACCCATATCCAAAGCAGGGCCTTTAAAAATTGTGGCATAAAAAATCTTAAATTACACGATGGACTTCTTTATGTTCAAGACAGTGCCTTTGAAAATAATGAACTGACAAATTTAACATTGCCAGAAACATTCAAATATCCATCCAAATCAGCTTTTAAGGGAAATAAACTGACAAGTCTTGTACTTCCTAATTCTTGTACATCCATAGGACCAAGCTCTTTTATGGACAACCAAATAGCAAGCCTTACGCTAGGAAACAAAACGGATCGTATTTGGGCAGAGGCATTTAAAAACAACAAAATAAAGGAAGTAAATATACCTTTAAGCTTAAAGAAGGGCTGTATAGAAAGAGATGCTTTCGATGGAAACATTGGCAAGGAAAATCCACTTAAAAAAGGCGAAAATAAGGTAATCCTTTGGACACCTCAAAAGAATAATCCAAACAATATAAAAGCAGGAAACAACTATATAGTAGATCCTAAACAAGCTGAGAAGCAAACAGTTGAGTTTGTAGCAAGTGATTTTTCTTATGAAAAAGATAAGGTTTCAGATTTTTCAAAAGAAGGCTTAAAGAAATACAAGAAGCTGGGAGAAGATGTTACTTTAAAATTGCCGGAAGTAGACACTAAGGGAAAGAAAGTCACAGGAGTAGCTGATTATGCTTTTAGTGATATAGATCCTCAAATAAAGAAAATTGTAATACCAAATGGCTATGAAACTATAGGAGAACAAGCATTTTCAAGTTCTGGCTTAACAGAAATCGAATTACCAGACTCTATGCTTTATATAGAGGGAAATGCGTTTTTAAATTATGAACAAATAACAGTAAAATGCTATGTTTCCTCTGATAAAATCAAAGAAACAATTGGAGATAGTGGTAATTTCTGGGAAGTTATTGTAAGGAATACAAGCTCTGAACCTTCAAAACCGGATAAGCACGAATCAGAATGGACAGCCGAAGATTTCAAATATAAAGAAATGCCCATTAAATATGAAGAAAACAATGTAGAGACCACAGTAAACTTGAATGCAGTTGCGGGATTTTCTGAAGCGGGATTAAAAAAATCCAAGACTCTAAAAAAACTTGTGCTTCCAAGTGAGGATACCAAGGGCAAAAAAGTTGAAGCTATAACTGATTTAGCTTTCATGGGTGCATATGGCAAAAAGGGAATCACTGGTGATCTGTCAATACCTGAAGGCTACAAATATATCGGTCAAATGGCCTTTGCTTTTAATAATATAAGCGGAGAGGTAAAGCTACCTGATAGTTTATTGGGTCTTGGTGAATCTGTATTTTTTAGAAATGAAATTACAAGCTTGATTGTGCCTAAGGGGATAACTGAGATACCAGCAGTCCTTATGAGGGGCAATAAACTCAACAAGGTTGAATTTAAGGGCGATATAGAAGCTATATCAGATTTAGCTTTTGCTGAAAATAATCTTGAAGAAATTATAGTACCTGATAGCTTAAAAACAATAGGCAAGCAAGCCTTTGAAACGAATACAGGTTCTGATGCCTACAAAGGAAAATTAGTTATAAGGACAAAATCTGGCAAGAATCCTAACAATTTAAAAAATAAAGAAAATTATATAATAGATCCTAAAAATCCGGGACAAGGACCATCTCTTGATTACACTAAATGGACTCAAGAAGACTTTACCTACAAGAAAGACAAGCTTGAAGGCTTTTCGGATCAAGGTCTATTAAAAATTAGAAAGAATAAAAATCTAGTTATACCTGCCAAAACACCTGATGGACAAGACTTAAAAGTAATAGGCATAGATGCCTTTAGAAATCTAAACCAAGGGTTTGATATAAAATCTGTTGAAATTCCAGATACTGTTGTCAAAATTGAGGACTATGCTTTGCAATTCAATGAAATAAGCAAGGTGAAACTCCCGAGAGATTTAAAGACATTGGGAATGGGCGTTTTCATGAGCAATTTTGACTTGAAAGTGGAATTTAACGATAAGCTAGAATACATTGATCAGGCCTGCTTCTATGAAACTGACCTAGGCTCCATAGAACTTCCAGCAAGTGTAAATACTATAATGGATGCAGCGTTTAGAAAAAGTAATTTGAATGAAGTTAAATTTAAAGAAGGATCTAAATTAAAGGAAATAAAATATCTTGGATTTGCAGATAATAATTTGAAAGATATTAAATTGCCTGAAGGACTTGAAGTAATTGGAAATCAAGCTTTTGGAAACAACAAATTTACAGAGCTTAATATGCCTTCTACGCTTAAAGTTTTAGGCTTCCAAGCATTTGCTAACAATCCAAGCGAAGCAAATCCAAAGGCTGTTGTCATAAATATTGACAACAATAACATTCATGATGACGAAGGAAAGACATTTATAGTAAATCCTAAAGTTTTAGCAACAGAAGCTGACAAGGCTGAGCTTAAAAATCAAATTGATTTGGCAGAAAAAGTAGACAAGAATAAGCTGACAAAAGAATTTAAGGGATATTTTGAAAATGCGTTAAAGGAAGCAAAAAGCATAAGTGAAGATTCTAAAGCATCAAAAGCAAGTGTGGCTGGTGCGACTAAGGAAATGAAATTTGCAAACAAGAGATCAGAAATAAATACCTTGATGTTCGAAAAGGAACTTTTAGACTCTAAGGCACAAAAATTTGACAAAGAAAAATGGCAACAAGTCGAAATATCCTACAATAGAGCAAAAGAAAAACTGATGGTTATAAATATTTCCGATCAAGCAGTTGAGCAACTAATAAGCGACCTAGACTTGGCATTAAAGAATCTAAGCGGAGTTGAAAACCCTCTAGAGGGAGCCATAGAGCTTGAAGGAGAAGCGGAGGTCAAAAGGACTCATTATATAGAACCCTACACTATAAAGGTAAAGGTTTGGGTAAAAGAAGGTAAAATAATTCATGTAATAGATAATAAAACTGTGCATGATGATCCAAGTGAAGATGAAGAGCACAATGGTGGATATTTTAAACAAGCCCTACCAATTATGAGATCTTATATAGGCAAGAGCGTGGAAGAAGTATTAGGCCATCAATTGGGCAAAAAACTTGGCATAGACTCCATTTCTGGAGCGACAGTAAGCTCACGCATAATCCACAAAGCTATTCAAAACGCCCTTTCTAAATATAAAAAACCGGAAGTGCCTAATGAGGATATCAACCCTGGAGAAGTAAAGCCTGGTGAAGAAAAACACGATAACATTCCTGTTTATTTTGGAATTATTTCAAGCTCATCAAGCTCATCAAGCTCACAAAGCGAAAATAAAAAAGAAATAGAAAAGAAAGAAGAACCACAAAAGGACTATGAAAATCACTGGGCAAAAGAAGCCATAGACTTGTGCCTAGAAAAAGGATACTTTAAAGACATAGTAGATAAGTCAAACTTCAATCCAGAAAAGGCAGCAACGAGAGCAGAGTTTATAACAGTTCTTGCAAGATATGCAGGAATAAATAATAAAACTAACAAAGCAGGATTCGAAGACGTAAGTTCAGACAAGTATTATTCTCCATTTATTTCGTGGGCAAAAGAAAACAAAATTATCTTGGGAAGAGGAAATGGAAAATTTGCTCCAGATGCCACAATAAGTAGGGCTGAAATGGCAACAATTATCCACAGAATGGCAAAAGTCCTAAAACTAGATAAGTCTACAAAAAACATGAATATAGACTTTAAAGATGCCGATGCAATTCCAAATTGGGCAAAAGATGCAGTAAAAGATCTTGTAAATCTTGGCATCATAAATGGAAACAATGACAATACATTCAATCCAAAGGGCAACTTCAAAAGAGCCGAATTGGCACAAATAATCTACAATTTCAGCAAAAATAAATGA
- a CDS encoding transporter substrate-binding domain-containing protein has translation MKKTLKNLLVLVSLLSAFSLVGCGKSKSENVLRVGMECGYAPYNWTQSDDSNGAVPIEGSKEFANGYDIMFAKKVAEGLGKELSIVKIDWDGLAPAVQSGTIDLVMAGMSPTKERQEVIDFTSAYWKSDLIMVVKKDSAYANATSLSDFKGAKVTGQLNTVHYSVIDQIPGAQKVEAMQDFNSERVALKSGIIDAYVAELPEGLSVEKAIPEFTYIKFEDGKGFVASDEDLAVAAGLSKGSKLKEDLNKIIDSVSDEKRQEMMKTALETQPISEE, from the coding sequence ATGAAAAAAACATTAAAAAATCTATTAGTTCTTGTCAGTTTATTGTCCGCCTTTAGTCTGGTCGGATGTGGCAAATCGAAAAGCGAAAATGTCCTAAGAGTCGGCATGGAATGTGGCTATGCCCCCTACAATTGGACTCAATCAGATGATTCAAATGGCGCTGTGCCAATCGAGGGCAGCAAAGAGTTTGCAAATGGCTACGATATAATGTTTGCAAAAAAAGTAGCTGAAGGACTTGGAAAGGAACTCTCGATTGTCAAGATAGACTGGGATGGACTAGCTCCAGCTGTCCAATCTGGAACAATTGATCTTGTCATGGCTGGCATGAGTCCGACCAAAGAAAGACAGGAAGTCATAGACTTCACATCTGCCTACTGGAAAAGTGACCTCATTATGGTAGTAAAAAAAGACTCTGCCTATGCAAATGCCACTTCCCTTTCAGATTTTAAAGGAGCTAAGGTGACTGGTCAATTAAACACAGTTCATTATAGCGTGATAGACCAAATACCCGGCGCTCAAAAAGTAGAAGCTATGCAAGACTTCAACTCTGAAAGAGTAGCTCTAAAATCTGGCATAATAGATGCCTATGTTGCAGAGCTGCCAGAAGGTCTATCTGTTGAAAAAGCTATACCCGAATTTACCTATATAAAATTCGAAGACGGCAAGGGATTTGTAGCTTCTGATGAAGATCTTGCTGTTGCAGCTGGTCTTTCTAAAGGATCCAAGCTAAAAGAAGACTTAAATAAAATAATAGACTCTGTAAGTGATGAAAAAAGACAAGAGATGATGAAGACAGCTCTTGAAACACAACCTATAAGCGAGGAATGA
- a CDS encoding leucyl aminopeptidase: protein MIKFGRLEKDLTRVNICFQEEDYGVSKELYDYISKKDIFKAEYKQIFQNLGPKSENIILLGLGKREDFNFNKLREVAYRIFNIIKENKISSLKICGGLCKTGVQAFAEGLLQADYTFDVYKKEKTEKFDLSVDFEVDLSKEELEEALKEIENLMEGVFLTKDLVNTPSIDMYPEVLAQKAKEHLQDLGVEVEILDKKAIEKLGMQAFLAVSKGSAREPRFIIMKYLPVKGEKPLALVGKGLTYDSGGYALKIPATNMVDMKSDMAGSASVIGSIYALAKNKVKKNVVGLVATCENMISGEAYKNGDIISSMKGLHIEVINTDAEGRLTLADALYYAATKVDSKAIIDMATLTGACIMALGMRTTGSVTNDEKLYEEVAKAFEKSGEQVWQLPIFEDSEEKVKSDIADLKNSTTGGAGTITAGIFLKNFVEGKPWVHLDIAGPAFSDSAYSFTGKGATGIPVKSIYNFVKEY from the coding sequence ATGATAAAATTTGGCAGATTAGAAAAAGACCTTACAAGGGTCAACATTTGTTTTCAAGAAGAAGATTATGGAGTTTCTAAAGAACTATATGATTATATAAGCAAAAAGGATATTTTCAAAGCGGAATATAAGCAAATTTTTCAAAACTTGGGACCCAAGAGCGAAAATATTATTTTGTTAGGTCTTGGCAAGAGAGAAGATTTTAATTTCAACAAGCTAAGGGAAGTAGCATATAGAATTTTTAATATTATAAAAGAAAATAAAATATCCTCACTCAAAATTTGTGGAGGACTTTGCAAAACTGGAGTTCAAGCTTTTGCAGAAGGACTTTTACAAGCTGACTATACTTTTGATGTTTATAAGAAAGAAAAGACCGAAAAATTTGATTTGAGTGTTGATTTTGAGGTTGATCTATCTAAAGAAGAGCTTGAAGAAGCTTTGAAAGAAATCGAAAATTTGATGGAGGGAGTTTTTCTAACTAAAGATTTGGTAAACACACCTTCTATCGATATGTATCCAGAGGTCTTGGCTCAAAAAGCCAAGGAACATTTGCAAGATCTTGGAGTGGAAGTCGAAATTTTAGATAAAAAGGCCATAGAAAAACTTGGCATGCAAGCCTTCTTGGCAGTTTCAAAAGGCTCTGCTAGAGAGCCCAGATTTATAATTATGAAATATCTTCCGGTAAAAGGAGAAAAGCCTCTAGCCCTTGTAGGCAAAGGCCTGACCTATGACTCTGGTGGATATGCTCTTAAGATTCCTGCTACAAACATGGTAGATATGAAAAGTGACATGGCAGGTTCTGCCAGCGTTATAGGAAGCATCTATGCCCTTGCTAAAAATAAGGTGAAGAAAAATGTGGTGGGTCTTGTTGCCACTTGTGAAAATATGATTTCAGGAGAGGCCTACAAGAATGGAGATATAATTTCTTCGATGAAGGGTCTTCACATAGAAGTAATAAATACTGATGCAGAAGGAAGATTGACCCTAGCCGATGCTCTTTACTATGCAGCGACCAAGGTGGATTCAAAAGCCATAATAGATATGGCAACTCTTACTGGAGCCTGCATCATGGCTCTTGGCATGAGGACAACAGGATCAGTCACAAATGATGAAAAACTCTATGAAGAAGTGGCTAAGGCCTTTGAAAAATCGGGCGAACAAGTTTGGCAACTTCCGATATTCGAGGACTCGGAAGAAAAAGTAAAAAGTGACATAGCCGATCTTAAAAACTCTACAACGGGTGGTGCCGGCACTATTACAGCAGGCATTTTCTTAAAGAATTTTGTAGAAGGCAAACCTTGGGTTCACTTGGACATAGCCGGCCCTGCTTTTTCAGATTCAGCCTACTCTTTTACTGGCAAAGGAGCTACGGGTATACCCGTAAAATCAATTTATAATTTCGTAAAAGAATATTAA
- a CDS encoding amino acid ABC transporter ATP-binding protein, with the protein MEILKIENLEKSFGSNKVLIDINFTVDKGQVISIIGSSGSGKSTLLRCINQLEKPTGGKIFFEGKNLLDSSTDLRLLRTKMAMVFQNFNLYNNLNVIDNLTLGPIKVLKKSKIDAKNMALKYLGQVGMASYVDAKPSQLSGGQKQRVAIARSLCMEPEIMLFDEPTSALDPEMVADVLEVMKELAKEGMTMLVVTHEMDFARDVSNRVLFMEKGIILEDSSPEEIFSNPKQERTKQFLQRFKLV; encoded by the coding sequence ATGGAAATACTAAAAATAGAAAATTTAGAAAAGTCCTTTGGCAGCAACAAGGTGCTTATAGATATAAATTTTACAGTAGACAAGGGTCAGGTCATATCTATTATAGGCTCATCCGGCTCGGGCAAATCTACCCTTCTTCGTTGCATAAATCAACTTGAAAAGCCAACTGGTGGCAAGATATTTTTTGAAGGAAAAAATCTTCTCGATTCTTCAACAGACCTAAGACTTCTTAGAACAAAAATGGCAATGGTTTTTCAAAACTTTAATCTCTACAACAATCTAAATGTCATAGACAACCTCACCCTAGGACCAATAAAGGTTTTAAAAAAATCCAAAATCGACGCTAAAAACATGGCTTTAAAGTATTTGGGACAAGTTGGCATGGCATCCTATGTAGATGCCAAACCATCTCAACTCTCTGGCGGGCAAAAGCAAAGGGTCGCCATAGCAAGATCTCTTTGCATGGAGCCAGAAATAATGCTTTTTGATGAACCCACATCTGCCCTAGACCCAGAGATGGTCGCAGATGTTTTGGAAGTCATGAAAGAATTGGCAAAAGAAGGTATGACAATGCTTGTAGTGACTCACGAAATGGATTTTGCCAGAGATGTTTCCAACAGAGTCTTGTTTATGGAAAAGGGCATCATCTTGGAGGATTCAAGTCCAGAAGAAATATTTTCAAATCCCAAGCAAGAAAGAACTAAGCAATTCCTGCAAAGATTCAAGCTTGTTTGA